The Gillisia sp. Hel_I_86 genome has a segment encoding these proteins:
- a CDS encoding RluA family pseudouridine synthase: MTNSKSIGPELEDTQDDNLFEHHKFTADKGQQPLRVDKYLMNYIENATRSKIQKAAKDGNIYVNNATVKSNYKVKPGDVVQVMFEHPPYEFLLTPEDIPLNIVYEDDSLMVINKPAGMVVHPGHGNYSGTLINALIFHIDNLPNNSSERPGLVHRIDKDTSGLLVIAKTETAMAHLSKQFFKKTSSREYVALVWGNVEEDEGTIEGNIGRHPKNRLQNTVYMDDAEEQGKPAVTHFKVLERLGYVTLVSCKLETGRTHQIRVHMKHIGHTLFNDERYGGDKILKGTTFTKYKQFVDNCFKVLPRQALHAKTLGFMHPETREWMSFDSEVPQDMQACIEKWRKYSSNQKDYMDS; encoded by the coding sequence ATGACGAATTCTAAATCAATAGGTCCAGAACTGGAAGACACCCAAGACGACAATCTTTTCGAACACCATAAATTTACGGCAGATAAAGGGCAACAGCCACTTAGGGTAGATAAATACCTTATGAACTATATAGAGAACGCCACCAGAAGTAAGATCCAAAAAGCGGCAAAAGATGGCAATATCTATGTAAACAATGCAACGGTAAAATCCAATTACAAGGTAAAACCAGGGGATGTGGTGCAGGTAATGTTCGAACATCCGCCTTATGAGTTCTTGCTTACCCCAGAGGATATTCCGTTAAACATCGTTTATGAGGATGATTCCCTAATGGTGATCAACAAACCGGCAGGAATGGTGGTGCATCCAGGTCATGGAAATTATAGTGGCACGCTCATAAACGCGCTTATTTTTCATATCGATAATTTGCCGAATAATAGCAGCGAGCGCCCAGGATTGGTGCATAGGATAGACAAGGACACCAGCGGATTGTTGGTGATTGCCAAGACAGAAACAGCGATGGCACATCTTTCCAAGCAGTTCTTTAAAAAAACAAGTTCTCGCGAGTACGTGGCTTTGGTTTGGGGAAATGTGGAAGAAGATGAAGGCACCATAGAAGGAAATATTGGGAGACACCCAAAGAACAGATTACAAAACACCGTATATATGGATGATGCCGAGGAGCAAGGAAAACCTGCCGTTACCCATTTCAAAGTTTTGGAACGTTTAGGCTATGTAACGCTGGTTTCCTGTAAGTTGGAAACCGGGAGAACGCACCAAATTAGGGTTCATATGAAACATATTGGGCACACTTTGTTCAACGATGAGCGCTATGGAGGCGATAAAATCTTAAAAGGCACCACTTTTACCAAATACAAGCAGTTCGTGGACAATTGCTTTAAGGTGCTTCCGCGCCAGGCCTTGCATGCAAAAACACTCGGATTCATGCATCCCGAGACCAGGGAGTGGATGAGTTTCGATTCCGAAGTACCACAAGATATGCAGGCATGTATCGAAAAATGGCGTAAATATTCTTCAAACCAGAAGGATTATATGGATTCTTAG
- the yaaA gene encoding peroxide stress protein YaaA, translating into MKIVLSPAKSLDFESKLPTTRGTQPQFLETAIKINRKMSRASKKEISKLMDISDKLADLNYTRYKDFQEEHTSQNSRPAIYAFNGDVYTGLDAYSLPVEKLDFIQDRLRILSGLYGVLKPLDLIQPYRLEMGTSLGLYSKKNLYEVWQKKITDSLNKEMEIEELFINLASNEYYKAVNEKKLKGKVITPVFKDFSKGKLKIVSFFAKKARGAMVRYIVDTEANTMEDLKGFDYEGYKFSEKEPSHDTELVFTR; encoded by the coding sequence ATGAAAATTGTCCTTTCCCCCGCTAAAAGCTTGGATTTCGAATCTAAATTGCCCACAACTCGTGGTACACAACCACAATTTTTAGAAACTGCTATTAAGATAAACAGGAAAATGTCCAGAGCATCCAAAAAGGAAATCTCCAAATTAATGGATATTAGCGACAAATTAGCCGATCTTAATTATACCCGCTATAAAGATTTTCAGGAAGAACATACTTCCCAGAATTCCAGGCCCGCGATATATGCCTTTAATGGGGATGTATATACGGGATTGGATGCCTATTCCTTACCGGTAGAAAAACTGGATTTCATTCAAGATAGGTTAAGGATTCTCTCTGGGCTTTATGGCGTTTTAAAACCTTTGGACCTCATTCAGCCTTATAGGTTGGAAATGGGAACCAGCCTTGGTCTTTATTCAAAAAAGAATCTTTATGAGGTTTGGCAAAAAAAGATCACAGATTCATTGAACAAGGAGATGGAAATAGAGGAACTTTTCATCAACCTTGCCAGTAACGAGTATTACAAAGCGGTGAACGAAAAGAAATTAAAAGGAAAAGTGATCACCCCCGTTTTTAAAGACTTTAGTAAAGGGAAACTTAAGATCGTGAGTTTCTTTGCTAAAAAAGCACGCGGAGCTATGGTACGCTATATTGTAGATACAGAAGCAAATACCATGGAAGATTTAAAAGGTTTTGATTATGAGGGTTATAAATTCAGCGAAAAGGAACCTTCACACGATACGGAATTGGTATTTACAAGGTGA